One window of Zalophus californianus isolate mZalCal1 chromosome 3, mZalCal1.pri.v2, whole genome shotgun sequence genomic DNA carries:
- the DUSP28 gene encoding dual specificity phosphatase 28 isoform X1, with protein sequence MDPRQASRREVSGVASPAPPPFVRVAPSLFLGTARTAAAPELLARAGVTLCVNVSRQQPGPCTPGVAELRVPVFDDPAEDLLAHLEPTCAAMEAAVRAGGACLVYCKNGRSRSAAVCTAYLMRHRGLSLARAFQAVKSARPVAEPNPGFWSQLQKYEEALQSLPCLSGEPSGPCSGTRGDELQNEP encoded by the exons ATGGACCCGCGACAAGCCAGCCGCCGCGAGGTCTCCGGGGTCGCCTCGCCCGCGCCACCGCCGTTCGTGCGCGTCGCCCCCTCGCTGTTCCTCGGGACTGCGCGCACCGCGGCCGCGCCGGAGCTGCTGGCGCGCGCGGGAGTCACCCTGTGCGTCAACGTCTCGCGCCAGCAGCCCGGCCCGTGCACGCCCGGCGTGGCCGAGCTGCGCGTGCCCGTGTTCGACGACCCGGCCGAGGACCTGCTGGCGCACCTGGAGCCCACCTGCGCCGCCATGGAGGCTGCGGTGCGCGCCGGCGGCGCCTGCCTTGTCTACTGCAAGAACGGCCGCAGCCGCTCGGCCGCCGTCTGCACCGCCTACCTCATGCGGCACCGCGGCCTCAGCCTGGCGCGGGCCTTCCAG GCCGTGAAGAGCGCCCGCCCGGTGGCCGAGCCCAACCCGGGTTTCTGGTCTCAGCTGCAGAAGTACGAGGAGGCCCTGCAGTCCCTGCCCTGCCTGTCCGGGGAGCCCTCGGGACCGTGCTCCGGAACTAGAGGAGATGAGCTCCAGAATGAGCCCTAG
- the DUSP28 gene encoding dual specificity phosphatase 28 isoform X2, with protein sequence MDPRQASRREVSGVASPAPPPFVRVAPSLFLGTARTAAAPELLARAGVTLCVNVSRQQPGPCTPGVAELRVPVFDDPAEDLLAHLEPTCAAMEAAVRAGGACLVYCKNGRSRSAAVCTAYLMRHRGLSLARAFQLQKYEEALQSLPCLSGEPSGPCSGTRGDELQNEP encoded by the exons ATGGACCCGCGACAAGCCAGCCGCCGCGAGGTCTCCGGGGTCGCCTCGCCCGCGCCACCGCCGTTCGTGCGCGTCGCCCCCTCGCTGTTCCTCGGGACTGCGCGCACCGCGGCCGCGCCGGAGCTGCTGGCGCGCGCGGGAGTCACCCTGTGCGTCAACGTCTCGCGCCAGCAGCCCGGCCCGTGCACGCCCGGCGTGGCCGAGCTGCGCGTGCCCGTGTTCGACGACCCGGCCGAGGACCTGCTGGCGCACCTGGAGCCCACCTGCGCCGCCATGGAGGCTGCGGTGCGCGCCGGCGGCGCCTGCCTTGTCTACTGCAAGAACGGCCGCAGCCGCTCGGCCGCCGTCTGCACCGCCTACCTCATGCGGCACCGCGGCCTCAGCCTGGCGCGGGCCTTCCAG CTGCAGAAGTACGAGGAGGCCCTGCAGTCCCTGCCCTGCCTGTCCGGGGAGCCCTCGGGACCGTGCTCCGGAACTAGAGGAGATGAGCTCCAGAATGAGCCCTAG
- the RNPEPL1 gene encoding aminopeptidase RNPEPL1 isoform X1, with the protein MAAQCCCCKAPGAEAAPARPPPEPPPALDVASASSAQLFRLRHLQLGLELRPEARELAGCLVLELCALRPAPRALVLDAHPALRLHSAAFRRAPAAAAAEPPCAFAFAAAEPGPAPPPPLPAFPEAPGAEPACCPLAFRVDPFTDYGSSLTVTLPPELQAHQPFQVILRYTSTDAPAIWWLDPELTYGNAKPFVFTQGHSVCNRSFFPCFDTPAVKCTYSAVVKAPSGVQVLMSATQSTYVEEEGVYRFHMEHPVPAYLVALVAGDLQPADIGPRSRVWAEPCLLPTATSKLSGAVEQWLSAAERLYGPYMWGRYDIVFLPPSFPIVAMENPCLTFIISSILESDEFLVIDVIHEVAHSWFGNAVTNATWEEMWLSEGLATYAQRRITTETYGAAFTCLETAFRLDALHRQMKLLGEDSPVSKLQVKLEPGVNPSHLMNLFTYEKGYCFVYYLSQLCGDPQRFDDFLRAYVEKYKFTSVVAQDLLDSFLSFFPELKEQSVDCRAGLEFERWLNATGPPLAEPDLSQGSSLTRPVEALFQLWTAEPLDQAAASASAIDISKWRTFQTALFLDRLLDGSPLPQEVVMSLSKCYSSLLDSMNAEIRIRWLQIVVRNDYYPDLHRVRRFLESQMSRMYTIPLYEDLCTGALKSFALEVFYQTQGRLHPNLRRTIQQILSQGLGPGAEPSVEQASAGVDSEVDADTPALLLGDEPPSSAISLRDVNVSA; encoded by the exons ATGGCGGCGCAGTGCTGCTGCTGCAAGGCGCCCGGCGCCGAGGCCGCACCCGCCCGACCGCCGCCGGAGCCGCCGCCCGCCCTGGACGTGGCCTCGGCCTCCAGCGCGCAGCTCTTCCGCCTCCGCCACCTGCAGCTGGGCCTGGAGCTGCGGCCCGAGGCGCGCGAGCTGGCCGGCTGCCTGGTGCTCGAGCTGTGCGCGCTACGGCCCGCGCCCCGCGCGCTCGTGCTCGACGCGCACCCGGCCCTGCGCCTGCACTCGGCCGCCTTCCgccgcgcccccgccgccgccgccgccgagccCCCCTGCGCCTTCGCGTTCGCGGCCGCCGAACCCgggcccgcgccgccgcccccGCTGCCCGCCTTCCCCGAGGCGCCCGGCGCGGAGCCCGCCTGCTGCCCGCTGGCCTTCAGGGTGGACCCGTTCACCGACTACGGCTCCTCGCTCACCGTCACGCTGCCGCCCGAGCTGCAGGCGCACCAGCCCTTCCAGGTCATCCTGCGCTACACCTCGACCGACGCCCCGGCA ATCTGGTGGCTGGACCCCGAGCTGACCTATGGCAACGCCAAGCCCTTCGTCTTCACCCAGGGCCACTCGGTGTGCAACCgctccttcttcccctgcttcGACACGCCCGCCGTCAAGTGCACCTACTCGGCTGTTGTCAAG GCCCCGTCGGGGGTGCAGGTGCTGATGAGCGCCACACAGAGCACCTACGTGGAGGAGGAAGGCGTCTACCGCTTCCACATGGAGCACCCTGTGCCCGCCTACCTCGTGGCCCTCGTGGCCGGGGACCTGCAGCCGGCAGACATCGGGCCTAG GAGCCGTGTGTGGGCCGAGCCGTGCCTCCTGCCCACGGCTACCAGCAAGCTGTCGGGCGCGGTGGAGCAGTGGCTGAGCGCGGCCGAGCGCCTGTACGGGCCGTACATGTGGGGCAG GTACGACATcgtcttcctgcctccctccttccccatcgTGGCCATGGAGAACCCCTGCCTCACCTTCATCATCTCCTCCATCCTGGAGAGTGACGAGTTCCTGGTCATCGATGTCATCCACGAGGTGGCCCACAGCTGGTTCGGCAACGCAGTCACCAATGCCACGTGGGAGGAGATGTGGTTGAGCGAGGGCTTGGCCACCTATGCCCAGCGCCGTATCACCACTGAGACCTACG GGGCTGCCTTCACCTGTCTGGAGACAGCCTTCCGCCTGGATGCCCTACACAGGCAGATGAAGCTCCTCGGAGAGGACAGCCCAGTGAGCAAGCTGCAGGTCAAGCTGGAGCCAG GAGTGAACCCCAGCCACCTGATGAACCTGTTTACTTACGAGAAGGGTTACTGTTTCGTGTACTACCTGTCCCAGCTGTGCGGAGACCCCCAGCGCTTTGACGACTTCCTCCGA GCCTATGTGGAGAAGTACAAGTTCACCAGCGTGGTAGCCCAGGACCTGTTGGACTCCTTCCTGAGCTTCTTTCCAGAGCTGAAGGAGCAAAGCGTGGACTGCCGAGCAG GGCTGGAGTTCGAGCGCTGGCTCAACGCCACGGGCCCACCGCTGGCTGAGCCGGACCTGTCTCAGGGATCTAGCCTGACCCGGCCGGTGGAGGCCCTCTTCCAGCTGTGGACCGCAGAGCCTCTGGACCAGGCAGCCGCCTCAGCCAGTGCCATTGACATCTCCAAGTGGAGGACCTTCCAGACAGCGCTCTTCCTGGACCGGCTCCTGGATGGGTCCCCGCTGCCCCAGG AGGTGGTGATGAGCCTGTCCAAGTGCTACTCATCCCTGCTGGACTCAATGAATGCCGAGATCCGCATCCGCTGGCTTCAGATTGTGGTCCGCAACGACTACTACCCCGACCTCCACCGAGTCCGGCGGTTCCTCGAGAGCCAG ATGTCCCGCATGTACACCATCCCGCTGTACGAGGACCTCTGCACCGGCGCGCTCAAGTCCTTTGCCCTGGAGGTGTTCTACCAGACACAGGGCCGGCTGCACCCCAACCTGCGCAGGACCATCCAGCAGATCCTGTCCCAGGGCCTGGGCCCCGGCGCCGAGCCCAGCGTGGAGCAGGCCAGTGCTGGAGTGGACTCGGAGGTGGACGCAGACACGCCGGCCCTGTTGCTCGGGGACGAGCCTCCCAGCAGCGCCATTTCTCTCAGGGACGTCAACGTGTCTGCCTAG
- the RNPEPL1 gene encoding aminopeptidase RNPEPL1 isoform X2 has product MAAQCCCCKAPGAEAAPARPPPEPPPALDVASASSAQLFRLRHLQLGLELRPEARELAGCLVLELCALRPAPRALVLDAHPALRLHSAAFRRAPAAAAAEPPCAFAFAAAEPGPAPPPPLPAFPEAPGAEPACCPLAFRVDPFTDYGSSLTVTLPPELQAHQPFQVILRYTSTDAPAGHSVCNRSFFPCFDTPAVKCTYSAVVKAPSGVQVLMSATQSTYVEEEGVYRFHMEHPVPAYLVALVAGDLQPADIGPRSRVWAEPCLLPTATSKLSGAVEQWLSAAERLYGPYMWGRYDIVFLPPSFPIVAMENPCLTFIISSILESDEFLVIDVIHEVAHSWFGNAVTNATWEEMWLSEGLATYAQRRITTETYGAAFTCLETAFRLDALHRQMKLLGEDSPVSKLQVKLEPGVNPSHLMNLFTYEKGYCFVYYLSQLCGDPQRFDDFLRAYVEKYKFTSVVAQDLLDSFLSFFPELKEQSVDCRAGLEFERWLNATGPPLAEPDLSQGSSLTRPVEALFQLWTAEPLDQAAASASAIDISKWRTFQTALFLDRLLDGSPLPQEVVMSLSKCYSSLLDSMNAEIRIRWLQIVVRNDYYPDLHRVRRFLESQMSRMYTIPLYEDLCTGALKSFALEVFYQTQGRLHPNLRRTIQQILSQGLGPGAEPSVEQASAGVDSEVDADTPALLLGDEPPSSAISLRDVNVSA; this is encoded by the exons ATGGCGGCGCAGTGCTGCTGCTGCAAGGCGCCCGGCGCCGAGGCCGCACCCGCCCGACCGCCGCCGGAGCCGCCGCCCGCCCTGGACGTGGCCTCGGCCTCCAGCGCGCAGCTCTTCCGCCTCCGCCACCTGCAGCTGGGCCTGGAGCTGCGGCCCGAGGCGCGCGAGCTGGCCGGCTGCCTGGTGCTCGAGCTGTGCGCGCTACGGCCCGCGCCCCGCGCGCTCGTGCTCGACGCGCACCCGGCCCTGCGCCTGCACTCGGCCGCCTTCCgccgcgcccccgccgccgccgccgccgagccCCCCTGCGCCTTCGCGTTCGCGGCCGCCGAACCCgggcccgcgccgccgcccccGCTGCCCGCCTTCCCCGAGGCGCCCGGCGCGGAGCCCGCCTGCTGCCCGCTGGCCTTCAGGGTGGACCCGTTCACCGACTACGGCTCCTCGCTCACCGTCACGCTGCCGCCCGAGCTGCAGGCGCACCAGCCCTTCCAGGTCATCCTGCGCTACACCTCGACCGACGCCCCGGCA GGCCACTCGGTGTGCAACCgctccttcttcccctgcttcGACACGCCCGCCGTCAAGTGCACCTACTCGGCTGTTGTCAAG GCCCCGTCGGGGGTGCAGGTGCTGATGAGCGCCACACAGAGCACCTACGTGGAGGAGGAAGGCGTCTACCGCTTCCACATGGAGCACCCTGTGCCCGCCTACCTCGTGGCCCTCGTGGCCGGGGACCTGCAGCCGGCAGACATCGGGCCTAG GAGCCGTGTGTGGGCCGAGCCGTGCCTCCTGCCCACGGCTACCAGCAAGCTGTCGGGCGCGGTGGAGCAGTGGCTGAGCGCGGCCGAGCGCCTGTACGGGCCGTACATGTGGGGCAG GTACGACATcgtcttcctgcctccctccttccccatcgTGGCCATGGAGAACCCCTGCCTCACCTTCATCATCTCCTCCATCCTGGAGAGTGACGAGTTCCTGGTCATCGATGTCATCCACGAGGTGGCCCACAGCTGGTTCGGCAACGCAGTCACCAATGCCACGTGGGAGGAGATGTGGTTGAGCGAGGGCTTGGCCACCTATGCCCAGCGCCGTATCACCACTGAGACCTACG GGGCTGCCTTCACCTGTCTGGAGACAGCCTTCCGCCTGGATGCCCTACACAGGCAGATGAAGCTCCTCGGAGAGGACAGCCCAGTGAGCAAGCTGCAGGTCAAGCTGGAGCCAG GAGTGAACCCCAGCCACCTGATGAACCTGTTTACTTACGAGAAGGGTTACTGTTTCGTGTACTACCTGTCCCAGCTGTGCGGAGACCCCCAGCGCTTTGACGACTTCCTCCGA GCCTATGTGGAGAAGTACAAGTTCACCAGCGTGGTAGCCCAGGACCTGTTGGACTCCTTCCTGAGCTTCTTTCCAGAGCTGAAGGAGCAAAGCGTGGACTGCCGAGCAG GGCTGGAGTTCGAGCGCTGGCTCAACGCCACGGGCCCACCGCTGGCTGAGCCGGACCTGTCTCAGGGATCTAGCCTGACCCGGCCGGTGGAGGCCCTCTTCCAGCTGTGGACCGCAGAGCCTCTGGACCAGGCAGCCGCCTCAGCCAGTGCCATTGACATCTCCAAGTGGAGGACCTTCCAGACAGCGCTCTTCCTGGACCGGCTCCTGGATGGGTCCCCGCTGCCCCAGG AGGTGGTGATGAGCCTGTCCAAGTGCTACTCATCCCTGCTGGACTCAATGAATGCCGAGATCCGCATCCGCTGGCTTCAGATTGTGGTCCGCAACGACTACTACCCCGACCTCCACCGAGTCCGGCGGTTCCTCGAGAGCCAG ATGTCCCGCATGTACACCATCCCGCTGTACGAGGACCTCTGCACCGGCGCGCTCAAGTCCTTTGCCCTGGAGGTGTTCTACCAGACACAGGGCCGGCTGCACCCCAACCTGCGCAGGACCATCCAGCAGATCCTGTCCCAGGGCCTGGGCCCCGGCGCCGAGCCCAGCGTGGAGCAGGCCAGTGCTGGAGTGGACTCGGAGGTGGACGCAGACACGCCGGCCCTGTTGCTCGGGGACGAGCCTCCCAGCAGCGCCATTTCTCTCAGGGACGTCAACGTGTCTGCCTAG